Proteins found in one Campylobacter sp. MG1 genomic segment:
- a CDS encoding PBP1A family penicillin-binding protein, with amino-acid sequence MKKIFYFIAICSIISVAIIGYFLSNIENKNIDFKDFDVDLTTQFYDRNGTLLANVFNENRAYARFEEIPPRLIEALIAIEDTSFFEHEGINIDAIFRAIIKDIQKGRLAEGASTLTQQLVKNHYLTSEKSIKRKINEAIISYEIEKNLTKEQILERYLNFIFLGHGYYGIKTAAAGYFHKELNELSLKEMAMLVGLPKAPSTYDPTKRIDLSLSRANAVLKRMYDLGWISEAEYKQNVALKPIVYDESLTQNKAPYVIDEAIRQLQAMGIEDIKTGGYRVELSVDLSTQKIAEEAIKFGYDELIKRDKDIDLNQINGAMIVTEPSSGDILALVGGVDYYKSNFNRATMSNRQVGSSFKPFVYLTALNLGYSPASEIADIARVFETRDAQGKKMIWKPKNYGKDFNGLITLKEALTKSRNLATINLLLDTSLSFVHQTITKFGFTNVPQDLSIGLGSFGVSPYNYAELYSIISNYGTKQPIRLITKVTDKFGNEIELKTKEAEEFVKPEQAYLMIDMMKNVVAAGTGGAARIAGLEVAGKTGTSNKSIDAWFVGFTPSIQVITWYGNDNNKPMKYYEGGARTAAPVFRYFMQKYLAENPNIKRTFDIPKGVEKRVIDGKTWFYTDKSPLPKASRNDILKQQEEDGLMF; translated from the coding sequence ATGAAAAAAATATTTTATTTTATAGCAATTTGTTCTATCATATCAGTAGCAATAATTGGGTATTTTCTAAGTAATATTGAAAATAAAAACATTGATTTTAAAGATTTTGATGTAGATTTAACAACTCAATTTTATGATAGAAATGGCACTTTACTTGCAAATGTTTTTAACGAAAATAGAGCTTATGCTAGATTTGAAGAAATTCCACCAAGACTAATTGAAGCATTAATTGCTATTGAAGATACGAGTTTTTTTGAACACGAAGGAATTAATATTGATGCTATTTTTAGAGCAATTATTAAAGATATTCAAAAAGGTCGCTTAGCAGAAGGTGCTTCAACTCTTACTCAACAACTTGTGAAAAATCATTATTTAACAAGTGAAAAAAGTATTAAAAGAAAAATAAATGAAGCAATAATTAGTTATGAAATTGAAAAAAATCTAACAAAAGAACAAATATTAGAAAGATATTTAAACTTTATATTTTTAGGGCATGGATATTATGGGATTAAAACAGCTGCAGCTGGGTATTTTCATAAGGAATTAAACGAACTTAGCCTTAAAGAAATGGCTATGCTAGTTGGCTTACCAAAAGCTCCTAGCACATATGATCCTACAAAAAGAATTGATTTATCGCTTTCAAGAGCTAATGCGGTTTTAAAAAGAATGTATGATTTAGGCTGGATTAGTGAAGCTGAATATAAACAAAATGTAGCTTTAAAACCGATTGTTTATGATGAGAGTTTAACCCAAAATAAAGCTCCTTATGTAATAGATGAAGCTATTAGACAATTACAAGCTATGGGAATTGAAGACATTAAAACAGGTGGTTATAGAGTTGAACTTAGTGTTGATTTGAGTACTCAAAAAATAGCTGAAGAAGCTATTAAGTTTGGATATGATGAACTTATCAAAAGAGATAAAGATATAGATTTAAACCAAATCAATGGAGCTATGATAGTTACAGAGCCTAGTAGCGGGGATATTTTAGCTTTAGTTGGTGGGGTTGATTATTATAAAAGTAATTTTAATCGTGCTACTATGAGTAATCGCCAAGTAGGTTCAAGCTTTAAGCCATTTGTATATCTTACAGCTTTAAATCTTGGATATTCACCTGCTAGTGAGATTGCTGATATTGCGAGAGTATTTGAAACTCGTGATGCACAGGGTAAGAAAATGATTTGGAAGCCTAAAAATTATGGAAAAGATTTTAATGGTTTAATCACTCTTAAAGAAGCACTTACAAAAAGTAGAAACCTAGCTACAATTAACTTATTACTTGATACTAGCCTTAGTTTTGTTCATCAAACAATTACTAAATTTGGTTTTACAAATGTTCCACAAGATTTATCAATAGGATTAGGTTCTTTTGGTGTTAGTCCTTATAATTACGCTGAACTTTATAGCATTATTTCAAATTATGGAACAAAACAACCTATTAGATTGATTACAAAAGTTACTGATAAATTTGGTAATGAAATTGAGTTAAAAACCAAAGAAGCAGAAGAATTTGTAAAACCTGAACAAGCTTATTTAATGATTGATATGATGAAAAATGTTGTCGCAGCCGGAACTGGTGGTGCAGCAAGAATTGCAGGACTTGAAGTAGCTGGAAAAACAGGGACATCAAATAAAAGTATAGACGCTTGGTTTGTAGGTTTTACGCCTAGTATTCAAGTAATAACTTGGTATGGTAATGATAATAATAAGCCTATGAAATATTATGAAGGTGGTGCTAGAACGGCTGCTCCTGTATTTAGATATTTTATGCAAAAATATTTAGCAGAAAATCCAAATATTAAAAGAACTTTTGATATACCAAAAGGCGTTGAAAAAAGAGTAATTGATGGTAAAACTTGGTTTTATACAGATAAATCACCTTTACCAAAAGCAAGTAGAAATGACATATTAAAACAACAAGAAGAAGATGGATTAATGTTTTAA
- a CDS encoding YbgC/FadM family acyl-CoA thioesterase, which yields MQIRVYYEDTDCMGIVYHTNYLKYCERARSEWFFANEGKDLLKENPFALREIKAIYKAPAKLGDILEVKNILVGFDKYCLELKQIIYKDDKAIFEAFIKLVHIKDGKLSPISEELKEYLSVR from the coding sequence ATGCAAATTAGAGTTTATTATGAAGATACTGATTGTATGGGGATTGTCTATCATACAAATTATTTAAAATATTGTGAAAGAGCTAGGAGCGAATGGTTTTTCGCTAATGAAGGAAAAGATTTATTAAAAGAAAATCCTTTTGCATTAAGAGAAATTAAGGCTATTTATAAAGCACCTGCTAAATTAGGAGATATTTTAGAAGTTAAAAATATTCTTGTAGGATTTGATAAATATTGTTTAGAATTAAAGCAAATAATTTATAAAGATGATAAAGCTATTTTTGAAGCTTTTATAAAATTAGTTCATATAAAAGATGGCAAACTATCTCCAATTAGTGAAGAATTAAAAGAATATTTATCAGTTAGATAA
- a CDS encoding restriction endonuclease subunit R, with the protein MGRGSRIVENVDDIYIPYFDTQSQIYRKFYPDFIFWLKDRASGIESIYFIDPKGLTCSQNSIDKIKGFESIFKVNGKSHNDIKVYLYYYNNKNPLDGYNDYVRGSITDIFI; encoded by the coding sequence ATTGTTGAAAATGTAGATGATATTTATATCCCTTATTTTGATACACAAAGTCAAATTTATAGAAAATTTTACCCTGATTTTATTTTTTGGTTAAAAGATAGAGCAAGTGGAATTGAGAGCATATATTTTATAGACCCTAAAGGTTTAACTTGTAGTCAAAATTCGATAGATAAAATAAAAGGCTTTGAAAGTATCTTTAAAGTAAATGGAAAAAGTCATAATGATATAAAAGTATATTTATATTATTACAATAATAAAAACCCTTTAGATGGCTATAATGATTATGTGAGAGGTAGTATTACAGATATTTTTATTTAG